NNNNNNNNNNNNNNNNNNNNNNNNNNNNNNNNNNNNNNNNNNNNNNNNNNNNNNNNNNNNNNNNNNNNNNNNNNNNNNNNNNNNNNNNNNNNNNNNNNNNNNNNNNNNNNNNNNNNNNNNNNNNNNNNNNNNNNNNNNNNNNNNNNNNNNNNNNNNNNNNNNNNNNNNNNNNNNNNNNNNNNNATCCTCTGTTAAGAACCGCaattaacatttcattttgaacTTTTTCCAAATGTAGGTAAAATCGgactattaaaaattacgataGTAACGTGAACCAATGTTACTTTTGAGAGAAATAAGTTGATCCACACGATAGGCACTGAATGTACAATTCGCCTTTAAAATCTTcgggaaattttatttttgccgTGAATAATTCATCAAATTCTCAATTTATAGAAAGGAATTTAAATCAATTCATCTACTACAATTTGCGTACttactaattttcttttactagGGAGTACAGCTTCTTTGTTAAATGTGTGCAAGCTACATACATTTTCAGCAGTGATATCTTCATTAATTTTGGCGTACATATAGGATAGATATATGGAATACAGTCGATCGTCACACGTTCTATTACCTTCACTGCACTAATgtcgttaaatttttttagttaaaCAGCTTTAATAGCTTGTATCATATTAtctacgaaataattatttctaaaatatttctactctTTATCTAACTTTGTTCGTACCATTTAAAGCAAAGATTGACATccatttgattatttattgtataaactATATAGACGGTCATATGGCAATAAagtatttgtttcttattatGTCATAATCAAAAGCATAAACACTTCACATCTTCATTGATTTACTAGATCTCGATTATCGTAGTATAACTTCCAGTTTTTGTTCTGTTCCAAAATCACAATGTAAACCAACGTGAATTTTACTTCAATAAGAACGTGAAGACACTTCCTACTGCGGCTGGAAcgtaaaatttacattcaatAAAAGAACGATAACTATCAGCAACGGTTGCTAGAAGAGAGCGTTCTAGTCGTCATAACGCGTGATGTACAAAATTCATATCGATCGACATTATCAAAACTGTCAGAACTGTACTGTACTGTAACTGTAATTGTAAGTACTATATACAGAATACAATTTCTCCTCTCCTCTGTCTATATCTCAACATTTATCTTCGAGGTATCTATGTTTTTCAACAACAGGGGACCTATTCTTTGTCTTCCAACGAATCGTCCAACAAGCGACAATTTTAGAAAGAGATGATTGATAGTTTATGATGCGAATCCTAACTGAAATCGGCAGTCCCTTAAAAGAACGATTATGCCATTTTCTTATAGGcatgtacatatgtaactACCATATAACTGCTAATACAATAACACCAGCAATCAAACAGTTTTGCCTCGatacaataaatgaaataatacgaaaataccGTCATTAAATTTCTCTACACTTTGCCGAATCAATTTACTACTACTTGATACTTTGAATCTACAAAGAATCGCTCGCCAGTTTTATTGAGTTTGTGGCTCCGTTGCGTTGCGCTTCTTTAAAAGTCGATGTTTCACGAATTTGGAAACATGGACGGTAAGAGGAAGGGACGCaatatacttatattatacCGCGATCAAAATATCTAACATTTCgtttactaataatattaacggTATCTGcattatatttctgtatatattctatatcgataattttattgaaatataatatattcaaataattttattcaatttcggaaatatttagtatttcaGAAAACCGGGGAACAGTATCCTAATATATATGACATTCCTTATTATAACACGATCAAGATGTATTTGAGATTTTTGGGCCTAGATCCACACCAAAAATATGGATTGatcattgtaattataatgGTGACTAGTATGACAAGTGTACTTATTCCAATGGTAAGGTAAACATATCGTACGTACATGTTATAGAAGTAGTACTATAGTTAAAATGTGATAATTGATTCAATTCtgcgtaataaattaaatagtcAGATAATGTCATTAAACAACTGGAACTTATAATTCATTAGTCAATCGTATTGTATGGATCATTATACACCAAGAATTTGGACATGGTGCTCGAGTGTTTGCCGCATTTAGGTGCACTTTTGACcagtttcgttaaaataatgaatgttCATCTCAACAGAGAAAATGTACACAAATTTATTACTACTGAATAATCTTTTCGGACGAAAGCACGTTATAAAGTTATGACAGCACGTGTTATGTTGtagtttagaaaattgttcgattatATAACGAAGGAATGGCAGCAGCTGGAATTAAGTCAAGATTTGTACATTCTGGAAGAAGTTACCATACGAGGCAGCAAAATAGCGAAATTGTATCGAAGTAAGTTATCatgtctttattttttaatcttctagTACACGTAAAAACGGATTCATACCACTCAATATTTCGCATTTAAATGATCAATTCTAATCTTTTCAGATACTTTACTGATATGTATGGTACTTTTTATACTCATTCCACTGACTTCTCCTATGTTGGATATTGTTCTTCCACTAAACGAAACTCGACCACGACAACAACTAGTTAATGTTAATTACGTGCTTTTTGACAGCAATAACCATTTTTTCTGTGTGTACTTACAGTTATCTTGGACGGCAATAGTAGTTTCAATAAGCATAGTTACCGTAGATTCTTTATTGATGCTTATAGTTCACCACAATAGTGGACTATTTATAGTATGTGGGTAAATATGATTTACTCAATACAATtacattacatataattatgtatattcacTACCGCTTAAACATATTTGcacatttttaatacgttgcaacataattataaaattacagatGTTCAAGTTTTTCAGATGTTTATTACAGTGGGTCACGAAGGTACTTGAGCATCCAAATACTaatcttttacttttgtttgtagtaaatgttttatagcttttatatccatttatatacgtttatacacatttatataaaattttagattgGTTTGAAACTTTACTAATACAATAATGACAGATGTGTCGCATTagagttaataaaatttcaaaacgttttataaaacatatgtAACAGATGTATACATGAAACAACATATATACTTTTGTCAGCCACTGTATATATCAATAGACATtacgataatttcttttaattctcgATATATANNNNNNNNNNNNNNNNNNNNNNNNNNNNNNNNNNNNNNNNNNNNNNNNNNNNNNNNNNNNNNNNNNNNNNNNNNNNNNNNNNNNNNNNNNNNNNNNNNNNNNNNNNNNNNNNNNNNNNNNNNNNNNNNNNNNNNNNNNNNNNNNNNNNNNNNNNNNNNNNNNNNNNNNNNNNNNNNNNNNNNNNNNNNNNNNNNNNNNNNNNNNNNNNNNNNNNNNNNNNNNNNNNNNNNNNNNNNNNNNNNNNNNNNNNNNNNNNNNNNNNNNNNNNNNNNNNNNNNNNNNNNNNNNNNNNNNNNNNNNNNNNNNNNNNNNNNNNNNNNNNNNNNNNNNNNNNNNNNNNNNNNNNNNNNNNNNNNNNNNNNNNNNNNNNNNNNNNNNNNNNNNNNNNNNNNNNNNNNNNNNNNNNNNNNNNNNNNNNNNNNNNNNNNNNNNNNNNNNNNNNNNNNNNNNNNNNNNNNNNNNNNNNNNNNNNNNNNNNNNNNNNNNNNNNNNNNNNNNNNgtattacgttatgacgtataacgttgtgtagtattacgatataacatataacgttatatagtactacattatgactaataacgttgtatagtattacgatatagcgtataacgttatatggtattacgatataaggtataacgatatatagtattacgttatgacttataaagttatatatactgcgttatgacgtataacgttgtatatactatgttatgacgtataacgttctgtagtatgatgatataacgtataacgttatatagcactacgttatggcgtataacgttctgtagtacgatgatatgacgtataacgttatatagtactacgttatgacgtataacgttgtatagtattacgttatgacgtataacgttgtgcagtattatgatataacgtataacgttatatgctattacgatagagcgtacaacgttatacggtattacgatataacatataacgttatatagtactacgttatgacgtataacgatatatagtattacgttataacgtataacgacatatagtactacgttatgacgtataacgttctgtagtacgatgatatgacgtataacgttatatagtactacgttatgacgtataacgttgtatagtattacgttatgacgtataacgttgtgcagtattatgatataacgtataacgttatatgctattacgatagagcgtacaacgttatgcggtattacgatataacatataacgttgtatagtactacgttatgacgtataacgttgtatagtattacgttatgacgtacaacgttgtgtagtattacgatataacatataacgttatatgttactacgatatggcgtataacgttatacggcattacgatatagcgtataacgttatacggtattaggatataacatataacgttatatagtactacattatgactaataacgttgtatagtattacgatatagcttataacgttatatggtgttacgatataaggtataacgttatatagtattacgttatgacttataacgttatatatactacgttatgacgtataacgttctgtagtatcatgatataacgtataacgttatatagcataacattatggcgtataacgttgtatagtattacgttgtaacgtataacgatatatagtattacgttatgacttataacgttatatatactgcgttatgacgtataacgttatatatactacgttatgacgtataacgttctgtagtatgatgatataacgtataacgttatatgctattacgatatagcgtataacgctatacggtattacgatataacatataacgttatatagtactacgttatgacgtataacgatatatagtattacgttataacgtataacgacatatagtaatacgttatgacgtttaacgatatatagtactacgttatgacgtatataattatatagtattacgtagtaacgtataacaatatatagtattacgttataacgtataacgacatatagtactacgttatgacgtaatacgttatgtagtattttgatataacgtgtatcgttttatggtattacgttatagcgtataacgttatatggtattacgatacagcgtataacgttatacggtatcacgatataacatataacgttacatagtactacgttatgacgtataacgtcgtatagtattacgttatgacagataacgttgtgtagtattatgacataacgtataacgttatatgctattacgatataacatctaacgtagtatgttactacgatatagcgtataacgttatacggtattacgatataacatataacgttatatggtactacgttatgacgtataacgttctgtagtatgatgatataacgtatgacgttatatagtactacgttatgacgtataacgttatatagtactacgttatgacgtatataattatatagtaatacgtagtaacgtataacgatatatcgaattacgctataacgtataacgacatatagtactacgttatgacgtaatacgttgtgtagtattttgatataacgtgtatcgttgtatggtattacgttatagcgtataacgttatatggtattacgatatagcgtataacgatatacggtattacgatataacatataacgttatatagtactacgttatgacgtataacgttctgtagtataatgatataacgaataacgttatatgctattacgatacagcgtataacgttatacggtatcacaataaaacatataacgttatatagaactagGTTacgacgtacaacgttgtatagtattacgttatagccgataacgttatatggtattacgatataacatctaacgttatatgttactacgatatagcgtataacgttatacggtaatacgatataacatataacgttatatagtactacgttatgacgtataactttatatagtactacgttatgacgtatatagttatatagtattacgttgtaacgtataatggtatatagtattacgttataacgtataacgacatacagtacaacgttataacgtaatacgttgtgtagtattttgatataacgtgtatcgttgtatggtattacgttatagcgtttaacgttatatggtattacgatatagcgtataacgttatatgtatttacgatatgacatataccgttatatagtactacgttaagacgtataacgttatatggtattacgttatgacttataacgttatatagtattacgttatgacatataacgatgtgtagtattctgaaataacgtatatcgttgcattgtattacgttataacgtataaccttatacagtattacgatataacgtataacgtcaaatagtaatacgtaatggcttataacgttatatatactacgttatgacgtataacgttctgtagtatgatgatataacgtataacgttatatgttactacgatacagcatataatgttatacggtattacgatataacatataacgtagtatagtactacgttatgacgtataacgttgtatagtattacgttatgacgcataacgttgtgtagtattatgatataacgtataacgttatatgctattacgatatagcgtataacgttatacggtatcacaataaaacatataacgttatatagtactacgttatgacgtataacgttatatagtactacgttatgacgtatatagttatatagtattacgttgtagagtataacggtatatagtattacgttataNNNNNNNNNNNNNNNNNNNNNNNNNNNNNNNNNNNNNNNNNNNNNNNNNNNNNNNNNNNNNNNNNNNNNNNNNNNNNNNNNNNNNNNNNNNNNNNNNNNNNNNNNNNNNNNNNNNNNNNNNNNNNNNNNNNNNNNNNNNNNNNNNNNNNNNNNNNNNNNNNNNNNNNNNNNNNNNNNNNNNNNNNNNNNNNNNNNNNNNNNNNNNNNNNNNNNNNNNNNNNNNNNNNNNNNNNNNNNNNNNNNNNNNNNNNNNNNNNNNNNNNNNNNNNNNNNNNNNNNNNNNNNNNNNNNNNNNNNNNNNNNNNNNNNNNNNNNNNNNNNNNNNNNNNNNNNNNNNNNNNNNNNNNNNNNNNNNNNNNNNNNNNNNNNNNNNNNNNNNNNNNNNNNNNNNNNNNNNNNNNNNNNNNNNNNNNNNNNNNNNNNNNNNNNNNNNNNNNNNNNNNNNNNNNNNNNNNNNNNNNNNNNNNNNNNNNNNNNNNNNNNNNNNNNNNNNNNNNNNNtatcgtaatactatacaacgttatacgtcataacgtattactatataacgttatacgttatatcatcatactacagaacgttaaacgtcataacgtagtactatataacgttatacgttatatcgtaatactgcataaggttatacgttataacgtcataccatgtaacgttatacgttatatcataatagtacacatcaTTCTACGTCAAaacctagtactatatgtcgttatacgttataacgtaatactatatatcgttatacgtcataacgtagtatttataacgttataagccataacgtaatactatataacgttatacgttatatcgtaataccatataatgttatacactatatcgtaatactatacaacgttatacgtcataacgtattactatataacgttatacgttatatcatcatactacagaacgttaaacgtcataacgtagtactatataacgttatatgttatatcgtaatagcatataacgttatacgttatatcataatactgcacaacgttatacgtcataacgtaggactatataacgttatatgttatatcgtaataccctataacgttatacgctatatcgtaatagcatataacgctatacgttatatcatcatactacagaacgttatacgacataacgtaatactatacaacgtcatacgttataacgtaatactttatatcgttatacgttatatcataatactgcacaacgttatacgtcataacgtaatattatacaacgtcatacgtcataacgtagtactatataacgttatacgttatatcatcatactacagaacgttatacgtcataacgtagtactatataacgttatatgttatatcgtaatagcagataacgttatacgttatatcataatactgcacaacgttatacgtcataacgcaatactatacaacgttatacgtcataacgtattactatataacgttatacgttatatcatcatactacacaactttaatggtcataacgcagtactatataacgttatatgttatatcgtaatagcatataacgttatacgttatatcataatactgcacaacgttatacgtcataacgcaatactatacaacgttatacgttataacgtaatactatatatcgttatacgttacaacgtaatactatacaacgttatacgccataacgtagtgctatataacgttatacgttatatcaaattaCTACACAACTTTAAtggtcataacgcagtactatataacgttaaacattatatcctaataccatataagattatacgttatatcataaaacNNNNNNNNNNNNNNNNNNNNNNNNNNNNNNNNNNNNNNNNNNNNNNNNNNNNNNNNNNNNNNNNNNNNNNNNNNNNNNNNNNNNNNNNNNNNNNNNNNNNNNNNNNNNNNNNNNNNNNNNNNNNNNNNNNNNNNNNNNNNNNNNNNNNNNNNNNNNNNNNNNNNNNNNNNNNNNNNNNNNNNNNNNNNNNNNNNNNNNNNNNNNNNNNNNNNNNNNNNNNNNNNNNNNNNNNNNNNNNNNNNNNNNNNNNNNNNNNNNNNNNNNNNNNNNNNNNNNNNNNNNNNNNNNNNNNNNNNNNNNNNNNNNNNNNNNNNNNNNNNNNNNNNNNNNNNNNNNNNNNNNNNNNNNNNNNNNNNNNNNNNNNNNNNNNNNNNNNNNNNNNNNNNNNNNNNNNNNNNNNNNNNNNNNNNNNNNNNNNNNNNNNNNNNNNNNNNNNNNNNNNNNNNNNNNNNNNNNNNNNNNNNNNNNNNNNNNNNNNNNNNNNNNNNNNNNNNNNNNNNattatgatataatatataacgttatatggtattaggatataatgtttaacgttatatagtacagcgttaagacgaataacgttacatagtattgcgctgtaacgtataacgatatatagtactacgttatgacatataacgttgtgtagtattttgatataacgtttaacgttatgtggtattaggatataatgtttaatcctatatagtactgcgttatgacgaataacgttgcgtagtattttgatatagcgtataacgttgtatggtattacgttgtgacgtatcacgatatgtagtactacgtggtaacgtataacggtatatagtactacgttatgacgtataacgttgtatagtactacttcgtgacgtataacgttatatagtattacgttgtaacgtataacgttacatagtattacgttgtaacggataacgatatatattattacgctgtaacgtataaggatatatagtactacgttatgacatataacgttgtgtggtattatgatataacgtataacgttatatggtattgggatataatgtttaactcTATATAGCactgcgttatgacgaataacgttgcgtagtattttgatatagcgtataacgttatatggtatttcgatataacatataaagtgttatagtacttcgttacgacgtatatcattgtgttgtattatgatataacacttaacgttatatggtattacgatataacatataactttttatagtcctacgttatgacgtatatcattgtgtagtattacgatataacgtttaacgttatatgttattacgatataacatataacgttgtatagtactacgttatgacgtaaaacgttgtgtagtattttgatataacgtataacgttgtatcgtattacgtCATCGCggataacgctatgtggtattacgatataacatatgacgatatatagtaatacgacatcacttataacgttatatagtattacgttatgacgaataacgttacacggtattacgttataacatataatgttatatggtattacaatataacctatagcgATCTAtaatactacgatatgacgtataacgttgtgtagtatgatgatataacgtataacgttatatggtttagcatataacgtttaacgttatatagtactacgttatgacgtataacgtcgtgaagtcttatgatatgacgtataacgttatatggtattacgttatagcatataacgttgtatagtactacgttatgacgtaaaacgttgtttagtactatgatatgacgtataacgttatatggtattacgttatagcgtataacgttatattgtattacgttatagcgtataacgttatatagtaatacgatgtaacgtataacggtatatagtactacgttatgtatagtattatgatataacgtataacgttatgtggtattacgatttaacatataacgttgtatagtactacgttatgacgtaaaacgttgtgtagtattttgatataacgtataacgttgtatcgtattacgtcatagcgtataacgttatgtggtattacgatataacatataacgttttatagtactgcgttatgacgtaaaacgttatatagtattacgttgtaacgtataacgatatatagtattacgttttaacgtatcacgatatatagtactacattgtaacgtataacggtatatagtactacgttacgacgtttaacgttatataatattacgttgtaacgtatagctatatatagtactacgttgtaacatataacgttatatagtaatacgttatgatgtataacgttgtgtagtactatgatatgacgtataacgttatatggtacttcgtcatagagtataacgttatatgttattacaatACAACACATaccgttttatagtactacgttatgacgtatatcattgtgtagtattatgatataacgtataacgttatgtggtattacgatataacatataacgttgtatagtactacgttatgacgtataacgttatatagtactacttcgtgacgtataacgttatatagtattacgttgtaacgtataacgttacatagtattacgttgtaacggataacgatatatattattacgctgtaacgtataacgatatatagtactacgttatgacacataacgttgtgtggtattatgatataacgtataacgttatatggtatttggatataatgtttaacgttatatagtactgcgttatgacgaataacgttgtgtagtatttcgatatagtgtataacgttatatggtattaggatataatgtttaacgttttatagtacttcgttatgacgtatatcattgtgtagtattacgatataacgtttagcgttatatggtattacgttatagcgtataatgttatatggtgttacgatgtaacatataacgttatatagtactacctcgtgacgtataacgttatatagtattacgttgtaacgtataacgttacatagtattacgttgtaacggataacgatatatattattacgctgtaacgtataaggatatatagtactacgttatgacatataacgttgtgtggtgttatgatataacgtataacgttatatggtattgggatataacatataaagttttatagtactacgttacgacgtatatcattgtgttgtattatgatataacagttaacgttatatggtattacgatataacatataacgttttatagtcctacgttatgacgtatatcattgtgtagtattatgatataacggttaacgttatatgttattacgatataacatataacgttgtatagtactacgttatgacgtaaaacgttgtgtagtattttgatataacgtataacgttatatcgtattacgatacgacatataacgatgtatgcTACTACGTTTTGNNNNNNNNNNNNNNNNNNNNNNNNNNNNNNNNNNNNNNNNNNNNNNNNNNNNNNNNNNNNNNNNNNNNNNNNNNNNNNNNNNNNNNNNNNNNNNNNNNNNNNNNNNNNNNNNNNNNNNNNNNNNNNNNNNNNNNNNNNNNNNNNNNNNNNNNNNNNNNNNNNNNNNNNNNNNNNNNNNNNNNNNNNNNNNNNNNNNNNNNNNNNNNNNNNNNNNNNNNNNNNNNNNNNNNNNNNNNNNNNNNNNNNNNNNNNNNNNNNNNNNNNNNNNNNNNNNNNNNNNNNNNNNNNNNNNNNNNNNNNNNNNNNNNNNNNNNNNNNNNNNNNNNNNNNNNNNNNNNNNNNNNNNNNNNNNNNNNNNNNNNNNNNNNNNNNNNNNNNNNNNNNNNNNNNNNNNNNNNNNNNNNNNNNNNNNNNNNNNNNNNNNNNNNNNNNNNNNNNNNNNNNNNNNNNNNNNNNNNNNNNNNNNNNNNNNNNNNNNNNNNNNNNNNNNNNNNNNNNNNataacgttatacgttatatcgtgatactatataacgttatacgttatatcataatactatataacgtcatactatatatcatagtactttataacgttgaacgttatatcataatacaatataacgttatactatatatcataatactatataacgttatacgttactatcgtaataccatataacgttatacgttatatcgtaataccatataacgttatacgttatatcgtaataccatagaacgttatacgttacatcgtaatgccatgtaacgttatacgttatatcgtaataccatataacgttatatgttatatcgtagtaccagacaacgttatacgttataaggtaataccacatatcgttatacgttatatcgtaataccatataatgttatacgttatatcgtaataccatataacgttatacgttatatagtaataccatataacgttatactttataacgtaatacgacatatcgttatacgttatatcgtaatatcatataacgttatacgttatatcgtaataccatataacgttatactatatatcataatactatataacgttataccttaaaacgtaataccacatatcgttatacgttatatcctaatactatataacgttatactacttatcataatactatataacgttatacgttataacgtaataccacatgtcgttataccttgtatcgtaataccatataacgttatacgttatatcataatactatataacgatatactatatatcataatactatataacgttatacggtatatcataatactatattacgttatactacatatcataatactatataacgttatacgttataacg
This sequence is a window from Bombus pyrosoma isolate SC7728 linkage group LG10, ASM1482585v1, whole genome shotgun sequence. Protein-coding genes within it:
- the LOC122572230 gene encoding uncharacterized protein LOC122572230 isoform X1; its protein translation is MMRILTEIGSPLKERLCHFLIVFQKTGEQYPNIYDIPYYNTIKMYLRFLGLDPHQKYGLIIVIIMVTSMTSVLIPMSIVLYGSLYTKNLDMVLECLPHLGALLTSFVKIMNVHLNRENFRKLFDYITKEWQQLELSQDLYILEEVTIRGSKIAKLYRNTLLICMVLFILIPLTSPMLDIVLPLNETRPRQQLVNVNYVLFDSNNHFFCVYLQLSWTAIVVSISIVTVDSLLMLIVHHNSGLFIVCG
- the LOC122572230 gene encoding uncharacterized protein LOC122572230 isoform X3; translated protein: MMRILTEIGSPLKERLCHFLIVFQKTGEQYPNIYDIPYYNTIKMYLRFLGLDPHQKYGLIIVIIMVTSMTSVLIPMFRKLFDYITKEWQQLELSQDLYILEEVTIRGSKIAKLYRNTLLICMVLFILIPLTSPMLDIVLPLNETRPRQQLVNVNYVLFDSNNHFFCVYLQLSWTAIVVSISIVTVDSLLMLIVHHNSGLFIVCG
- the LOC122572230 gene encoding uncharacterized protein LOC122572230 isoform X2 yields the protein MFHEFGNMDVFQKTGEQYPNIYDIPYYNTIKMYLRFLGLDPHQKYGLIIVIIMVTSMTSVLIPMSIVLYGSLYTKNLDMVLECLPHLGALLTSFVKIMNVHLNRENFRKLFDYITKEWQQLELSQDLYILEEVTIRGSKIAKLYRNTLLICMVLFILIPLTSPMLDIVLPLNETRPRQQLVNVNYVLFDSNNHFFCVYLQLSWTAIVVSISIVTVDSLLMLIVHHNSGLFIVCG